One region of Primulina tabacum isolate GXHZ01 chromosome 1, ASM2559414v2, whole genome shotgun sequence genomic DNA includes:
- the LOC142550236 gene encoding uncharacterized protein LOC142550236 isoform X2, which translates to MAADFQQSECGRTRTRVVNNRGKLLVHEKVEVRSLEEGCLGSWHRATVICCHNSARTVRFEHILCDDGSDNLIEHVEVSPVVSGVVTGEIVKSDYYRGVIRPLPPSCVPGPRFLHYGQCVDFFYQDAWWEGVIFDHVDVNMQRRIYFPDMGDEMVGSIDKLRISLDWDEVTEEWKPRGNWLFLELMKEFEQDGPLPVSFKQIWYEVRGRSGFEKLKEWTSCVQSVWKELVQEVLRDNFVIVINHLLKDANSCWHEAELGNSLPTFSEAALDAVLKSNQLVHNSLEYTSTESTCQLGGKGMPPACCLKDTFLSQDQELAVQIGLEHISTKLINEQSISVSAPTTTLQILSQNLDDTNRGAPGTNLSSHSSELSISTQKTRLEWQSVIPGLVPGDEFCPNAIDKCTEIYRLNQMPQSPDLSNARKHLLHLGWKIEFADDNGRQSVRYYSPGRELFYSLRQEALLFPLGEKSQSSNELSEFCTPDTIVTEAEYCPEAVSDYYCIRSKDKNFYDGSNKNVKLKALQVKKHLCALGWSFSYHPKGDYRKIRYTSPGGKIFYSLRSACKWCIENGALGLPLIAIEPQGNVPLLNGTFEKLPNEPTVKGDVQSFDGEAHKTSIQQKKRKHDKPRCVEGLRLFKRGRKTHSLMEERGDKEVDSTSICWSSKRVKRLAESSSQRTPQTPLSRLIDNNMVLPRAKVQYRGRKNERSMAEGRITREGIKCSCCHKIFAISKFEAHAGSTNHRPSANIFLENGMSLQECWLQLKQCTSNQSSRPESNSKKKAKRHTRKNDCICSVCHYGGELLLCDLCPSSFHAHCLGLKEVPNGDWFCPSCCCGTCGHGSFAKNDEQFADSSFLICSQCEHQYHTGCLGDKGTIKLETYPDGHWFCQDSCEKIFCGLNEILGKPISLGFENLTWTLIKYNRTDSYGHNASDNENYSKLNVALSVMHECFKPVREPGSRRDLVEDLIFSSRSKLKRLNFQGFYTVIVENKDELISAANVRIHGKKVAEVPLVATRFKYRRLGMCRLLMNVLEKKLVELGVERLVLPAVPDVLNTWTTSFGFSVMNESERLNFLDTIFLDFQGTVICQKVLRSDSSKLSQLTETWEKTSEHAGKNVIELDADSSVSEVLQTESREE; encoded by the exons atggCGGCGGATTTTCAACAATCGGAGTGCGGAAGAACACGAACAAGAGTGGTAAACAATCGCGGGAAACTTCTTGTGCATGAAAAAGTTGAG GTGAGGAGTCTGGAGGAGGGGTGTCTGGGCTCATGGCACCGTGCGACAGTGATTTGTTGCCACAATTCTGCTCGTACGGTTCGGTTTGAACACATTCTCTGTGATGACGGTTCAGATAATTTGATAGAACATGTGGAGGTATCTCCTGTAGTTTCCGGGGTTGTCACTGGTGAAATTGTAAAATCGGATTATTATCGAGGGGTGATAAGGCCTTTGCCACCTTCATGTGTTCCAGGGCCAAGGTTTCTACACTATGGACAGTGTGTTGACTTTTTTTACCAGGATGCGTGGTGGGAAGGTGTGATATTTGACCACGTAGATGTAAACATGCAGCGGAGGATTTATTTCCCTGATATGGGTGATGAAATGGTAGGAAGCATTGATAAGTTGCGCATCAGTCTAGACTGGGATGAGGTTACTGAAGAATGGAAACCTCGGGGTAACTGGCTGTTTCTTGAACTGATGAAGGAATTCGAGCAGGATGGGCCTCTGCCTGTTTCTTTCAAGCAAATTTGGTATGAAGTCCGGGGGAGGAGTGGCTTTGAAAAGCTCAAAGAATGGACTTCTTGTGTACAGTCTGTTTGGAAAGAATTGGTGCAAGAGGTTTTACGTGACAATTTTGTGATAGTCATTAACCATCTTTTGAAAGATGCAAACTCTTGCTGGCACGAAGCAGAGCTAGGAAACTCTTTGCCGACTTTTTCTGAAGCAGCTCTTGATGCCGTTCTGAAATCTAACCAACTTGTCCATAATTCTCTTGAATATACGTCTACTGAAAGTACATGCCAGCTGGGTGGTAAAGGAATGCCACCAGCTTGTTGTCTAAAAGATACATTCCTCAGTCAGGACCAAGAGCTTGCAGTTCAGATTGGCTTAGAACATATTTCTACCAAGCTCATTAATGAACAATCTATATCTGTTTCTGCTCCTACTACTACTTtgcaaattttatctcaaaatctaGATGACACAAACAGAGGAGCTCCAGGTACTAATCTAAGTTCACATTCTTCAGAGCTCAGTATTTCAACGCAGAAAACGAGGCTTGAGTGGCAGTCAGTCATACCTGGCTTGGTTCCTGGAGATGAGTTTTGTCCCAATGCCATTGATAAGTGCACTGAGATATATAGGCTGAACCAAATGCCTCAAAGTCCTGATCTATCAAATGCTAGGAAACATCTATTGCATTTGGGCTGGAAGATTGAGTTTGCCGATGATAACGGGAGGCAAAGTGTACGTTATTATTCCCCTGGCAGGGAATTGTTCTACTCACTTCGTCAG GAGGCTCTTTTATTTCCGCTAGGTGAAAAGTCCCAATCTTCAAACGAGTTGTCTGAATTTTGCACTCCTGATACAATAgtcactgaagctgaatattgCCCTGAAGCAGTAAGTGATTATTATTGTATACGCTCGAAGGATAAAAATTTCTATgacggctcaaataagaacgtAAAATTAAAAGCCCTTCAAGTAAAAAAACACTTGTGTGCTCTTGGGTGGTCTTTTTCTTATCATCCAAAAGGAGACTACAGAAAAATACGGTACACCTCACCTGgcggaaaaatattttattctctGCGGTCAGCCTGCAAATGGTGTATTGAAAATGGTGCACTCGGTCTTCCATTGATTGCCATTGAGCCTCAGGGAAATGTCCCATTGTTGAATGGCACATTTGAAAAGCTTCCGAATGAGCCTACTGTGAAAGGagatgttcaatcatttgatggTGAAGCTCATAAAACCAGCATCCAGCAGAAGAAGAGGAAGCATGATAAACCACGTTGTGTTGAAGGTTTAAGACTGTTCAAGAGAGGAAGGAAAACCCATTCATTAATGGAAGAAAGAGGAGATAAGGAAGTAGATTCAACCTCAATATGTTGGTCAAGTAAAAGAGTTAAGAGATTAGCTGAATCTTCTTCTCAACGAACCCCTCAAACCCCTTTGTCGCGGTTGATCGACAATAATATGGTTTTGCCGAGAGCAAAAGTTCAATATCGTGGGCGGAAAAATGAACGTTCAATGGCTGAAGGCAGAATAACTCGTGAAGGGATCAAATGTAGTTGTTGTCATAAGATCTTTGCTATTAGTAAATTTGAGGCACATGCTGGAAGCACGAATCACCGACCTTCTGCTAATATTTTCTTGGAGAATGGAATGTCTTTGCAGGAATGTTGGTTGCAACTGAAACAATGTACTAGTAACCAAAGTTCAAGGCCAGAATCCAACAGTAAAAAGAAGGCAAAGCGGCACACTAGAAAAAATGACTGCATATGTTCTGTCTGTCACTATGGAGGAGAGCTACTTTTATGTGATCTGTGCCCATCATCTTTCCATGCTCACTGCCTTGGTTTAAAG GAAGTTCCAAATGGTGATTGGTTCTGCCCATCATGCTGTTGCGGAACTTGTGGTCATGGAAGTTTCGCCAAAAATGATGAACAATTTGCAGATTCCTCTTTTCTCATATGTAGTCAGTGTGAGCACCAAT ATCATACTGGGTGCCTCGGAGATAAAGGGACTATAAAGCTTGAAACTTACCCTGACGGACATTGGTTCTGCCAAGATTCATGTGAAAAG ATATTTTGTGGTTTGAATGAGATCTTGGGAAAGCCTATTTCTTTGGGTTTCGAAAATTTGACTTGgactttaataaaatacaatagAACAGATTCGTATGGTCATAATGCATCTGATAACGAGAATTACAGCAAACTCAATGTTGCTCTCAGTGTGATGCATGAATGTTTTAAACCAGTCAGAGAGCCTGGCAGTAGACGGgatctggtggaagacctgatCTTTAGTAGTAG GTCAAAGCTAAAGCGTTTAAACTTTCAAGGTTTTTATACTGTAATAGTGGAGAACAAAGATGAATTGATTTCTGCAGCTAATGTGAG GATCCATGGCAAAAAAGTGGCGGAAGTCCCACTGGTTGCGACACGGTTTAAGTATCGTCGACTTGGAATGTGTCGCCTTTTGATGAATGTACTTGAGAAG AAACTCGTCGAGTTGGGAGTGGAGAGGCTCGTTTTGCCAGCCGTTCCTGATGTTCTCAACACTTGGACCACTTCATTTGGATTCTCCGTGATGAATGAATCTGAGCGACTAAACTTTCTTGACACTATCTTCTTAGATTTTCAGGGCACAGTTATTTGCCAGAAAGTATTAAGAAGTGATTCTTCCAAGTTAAGCCAATTAACGG AAACTTGGGAGAAAACGAGTGAGCATGCAGGCAAAAACGTCATCGAGTTGGATGCAGATAGTTCTGTTTCTGAAGTTTTACAAACTGAGAGTCGAGAAGAGTGA
- the LOC142550236 gene encoding uncharacterized protein LOC142550236 isoform X1 codes for MAADFQQSECGRTRTRVVNNRGKLLVHEKVEVRSLEEGCLGSWHRATVICCHNSARTVRFEHILCDDGSDNLIEHVEVSPVVSGVVTGEIVKSDYYRGVIRPLPPSCVPGPRFLHYGQCVDFFYQDAWWEGVIFDHVDVNMQRRIYFPDMGDEMVGSIDKLRISLDWDEVTEEWKPRGNWLFLELMKEFEQDGPLPVSFKQIWYEVRGRSGFEKLKEWTSCVQSVWKELVQEVLRDNFVIVINHLLKDANSCWHEAELGNSLPTFSEAALDAVLKSNQLVHNSLEYTSTESTCQLGGKGMPPACCLKDTFLSQDQELAVQIGLEHISTKLINEQSISVSAPTTTLQILSQNLDDTNRGAPGTNLSSHSSELSISTQKTRLEWQSVIPGLVPGDEFCPNAIDKCTEIYRLNQMPQSPDLSNARKHLLHLGWKIEFADDNGRQSVRYYSPGRELFYSLRQVCLNFKHYFHESTPESVVLSPTSKYSNKYVDSSQQEALLFPLGEKSQSSNELSEFCTPDTIVTEAEYCPEAVSDYYCIRSKDKNFYDGSNKNVKLKALQVKKHLCALGWSFSYHPKGDYRKIRYTSPGGKIFYSLRSACKWCIENGALGLPLIAIEPQGNVPLLNGTFEKLPNEPTVKGDVQSFDGEAHKTSIQQKKRKHDKPRCVEGLRLFKRGRKTHSLMEERGDKEVDSTSICWSSKRVKRLAESSSQRTPQTPLSRLIDNNMVLPRAKVQYRGRKNERSMAEGRITREGIKCSCCHKIFAISKFEAHAGSTNHRPSANIFLENGMSLQECWLQLKQCTSNQSSRPESNSKKKAKRHTRKNDCICSVCHYGGELLLCDLCPSSFHAHCLGLKEVPNGDWFCPSCCCGTCGHGSFAKNDEQFADSSFLICSQCEHQYHTGCLGDKGTIKLETYPDGHWFCQDSCEKIFCGLNEILGKPISLGFENLTWTLIKYNRTDSYGHNASDNENYSKLNVALSVMHECFKPVREPGSRRDLVEDLIFSSRSKLKRLNFQGFYTVIVENKDELISAANVRIHGKKVAEVPLVATRFKYRRLGMCRLLMNVLEKKLVELGVERLVLPAVPDVLNTWTTSFGFSVMNESERLNFLDTIFLDFQGTVICQKVLRSDSSKLSQLTETWEKTSEHAGKNVIELDADSSVSEVLQTESREE; via the exons atggCGGCGGATTTTCAACAATCGGAGTGCGGAAGAACACGAACAAGAGTGGTAAACAATCGCGGGAAACTTCTTGTGCATGAAAAAGTTGAG GTGAGGAGTCTGGAGGAGGGGTGTCTGGGCTCATGGCACCGTGCGACAGTGATTTGTTGCCACAATTCTGCTCGTACGGTTCGGTTTGAACACATTCTCTGTGATGACGGTTCAGATAATTTGATAGAACATGTGGAGGTATCTCCTGTAGTTTCCGGGGTTGTCACTGGTGAAATTGTAAAATCGGATTATTATCGAGGGGTGATAAGGCCTTTGCCACCTTCATGTGTTCCAGGGCCAAGGTTTCTACACTATGGACAGTGTGTTGACTTTTTTTACCAGGATGCGTGGTGGGAAGGTGTGATATTTGACCACGTAGATGTAAACATGCAGCGGAGGATTTATTTCCCTGATATGGGTGATGAAATGGTAGGAAGCATTGATAAGTTGCGCATCAGTCTAGACTGGGATGAGGTTACTGAAGAATGGAAACCTCGGGGTAACTGGCTGTTTCTTGAACTGATGAAGGAATTCGAGCAGGATGGGCCTCTGCCTGTTTCTTTCAAGCAAATTTGGTATGAAGTCCGGGGGAGGAGTGGCTTTGAAAAGCTCAAAGAATGGACTTCTTGTGTACAGTCTGTTTGGAAAGAATTGGTGCAAGAGGTTTTACGTGACAATTTTGTGATAGTCATTAACCATCTTTTGAAAGATGCAAACTCTTGCTGGCACGAAGCAGAGCTAGGAAACTCTTTGCCGACTTTTTCTGAAGCAGCTCTTGATGCCGTTCTGAAATCTAACCAACTTGTCCATAATTCTCTTGAATATACGTCTACTGAAAGTACATGCCAGCTGGGTGGTAAAGGAATGCCACCAGCTTGTTGTCTAAAAGATACATTCCTCAGTCAGGACCAAGAGCTTGCAGTTCAGATTGGCTTAGAACATATTTCTACCAAGCTCATTAATGAACAATCTATATCTGTTTCTGCTCCTACTACTACTTtgcaaattttatctcaaaatctaGATGACACAAACAGAGGAGCTCCAGGTACTAATCTAAGTTCACATTCTTCAGAGCTCAGTATTTCAACGCAGAAAACGAGGCTTGAGTGGCAGTCAGTCATACCTGGCTTGGTTCCTGGAGATGAGTTTTGTCCCAATGCCATTGATAAGTGCACTGAGATATATAGGCTGAACCAAATGCCTCAAAGTCCTGATCTATCAAATGCTAGGAAACATCTATTGCATTTGGGCTGGAAGATTGAGTTTGCCGATGATAACGGGAGGCAAAGTGTACGTTATTATTCCCCTGGCAGGGAATTGTTCTACTCACTTCGTCAGGTTTgtctaaattttaaacattattTTCACGAGTCAACACCTGAATCTGTAGTGCTTTCACCAACCTCCAAGTATAGTAACAAATATGTGGATAGTTCTCAACAGGAGGCTCTTTTATTTCCGCTAGGTGAAAAGTCCCAATCTTCAAACGAGTTGTCTGAATTTTGCACTCCTGATACAATAgtcactgaagctgaatattgCCCTGAAGCAGTAAGTGATTATTATTGTATACGCTCGAAGGATAAAAATTTCTATgacggctcaaataagaacgtAAAATTAAAAGCCCTTCAAGTAAAAAAACACTTGTGTGCTCTTGGGTGGTCTTTTTCTTATCATCCAAAAGGAGACTACAGAAAAATACGGTACACCTCACCTGgcggaaaaatattttattctctGCGGTCAGCCTGCAAATGGTGTATTGAAAATGGTGCACTCGGTCTTCCATTGATTGCCATTGAGCCTCAGGGAAATGTCCCATTGTTGAATGGCACATTTGAAAAGCTTCCGAATGAGCCTACTGTGAAAGGagatgttcaatcatttgatggTGAAGCTCATAAAACCAGCATCCAGCAGAAGAAGAGGAAGCATGATAAACCACGTTGTGTTGAAGGTTTAAGACTGTTCAAGAGAGGAAGGAAAACCCATTCATTAATGGAAGAAAGAGGAGATAAGGAAGTAGATTCAACCTCAATATGTTGGTCAAGTAAAAGAGTTAAGAGATTAGCTGAATCTTCTTCTCAACGAACCCCTCAAACCCCTTTGTCGCGGTTGATCGACAATAATATGGTTTTGCCGAGAGCAAAAGTTCAATATCGTGGGCGGAAAAATGAACGTTCAATGGCTGAAGGCAGAATAACTCGTGAAGGGATCAAATGTAGTTGTTGTCATAAGATCTTTGCTATTAGTAAATTTGAGGCACATGCTGGAAGCACGAATCACCGACCTTCTGCTAATATTTTCTTGGAGAATGGAATGTCTTTGCAGGAATGTTGGTTGCAACTGAAACAATGTACTAGTAACCAAAGTTCAAGGCCAGAATCCAACAGTAAAAAGAAGGCAAAGCGGCACACTAGAAAAAATGACTGCATATGTTCTGTCTGTCACTATGGAGGAGAGCTACTTTTATGTGATCTGTGCCCATCATCTTTCCATGCTCACTGCCTTGGTTTAAAG GAAGTTCCAAATGGTGATTGGTTCTGCCCATCATGCTGTTGCGGAACTTGTGGTCATGGAAGTTTCGCCAAAAATGATGAACAATTTGCAGATTCCTCTTTTCTCATATGTAGTCAGTGTGAGCACCAAT ATCATACTGGGTGCCTCGGAGATAAAGGGACTATAAAGCTTGAAACTTACCCTGACGGACATTGGTTCTGCCAAGATTCATGTGAAAAG ATATTTTGTGGTTTGAATGAGATCTTGGGAAAGCCTATTTCTTTGGGTTTCGAAAATTTGACTTGgactttaataaaatacaatagAACAGATTCGTATGGTCATAATGCATCTGATAACGAGAATTACAGCAAACTCAATGTTGCTCTCAGTGTGATGCATGAATGTTTTAAACCAGTCAGAGAGCCTGGCAGTAGACGGgatctggtggaagacctgatCTTTAGTAGTAG GTCAAAGCTAAAGCGTTTAAACTTTCAAGGTTTTTATACTGTAATAGTGGAGAACAAAGATGAATTGATTTCTGCAGCTAATGTGAG GATCCATGGCAAAAAAGTGGCGGAAGTCCCACTGGTTGCGACACGGTTTAAGTATCGTCGACTTGGAATGTGTCGCCTTTTGATGAATGTACTTGAGAAG AAACTCGTCGAGTTGGGAGTGGAGAGGCTCGTTTTGCCAGCCGTTCCTGATGTTCTCAACACTTGGACCACTTCATTTGGATTCTCCGTGATGAATGAATCTGAGCGACTAAACTTTCTTGACACTATCTTCTTAGATTTTCAGGGCACAGTTATTTGCCAGAAAGTATTAAGAAGTGATTCTTCCAAGTTAAGCCAATTAACGG AAACTTGGGAGAAAACGAGTGAGCATGCAGGCAAAAACGTCATCGAGTTGGATGCAGATAGTTCTGTTTCTGAAGTTTTACAAACTGAGAGTCGAGAAGAGTGA